GCAAGGTGATCGCGCTGGCGCGCTTCCGCGGCAAGCATCTGCACGACCCCCAGTCCGCTGCGGCGAAAGCCTGATTTTCCGCTGGCTGGGCTCCCTCCTCCCTCTCCCACCCTCGAATCAAGGAATCCGACATGAATGCAGCCATCAGCCCGGCGGTCGTCAAACCGGCCAACTGCAGCGACGAAGAATGGGCGCTGCGCATCCAGCTTGCCGAGTGCTACCACCTGGTGGACTACTTCGGCTGGACCGAGACCATCTTCAACCACATCTCGGCGCGTCTGCCGGGGGGCGACAACTACTACCTGGTGAACCCCTTCGGCCTCAATTACACCGAAGTCACCCCGGCCAACCTGCTCAAGGTCGACCTGCAGGGCAACAAGGTGGAGCCCTCGCCCTACGACGCCAACCCGGCCGGCTTCGCGCTGCATAGCGCCATCCACGGTGCGCGCGAGGACATCCACTGCGTGATCCACACCCACACCAACGCGGTGTCGGCAGTGGCAAACAAGAAGGCAGGCTTCTCGCACGACAACTTCTATGGTGCCCAGCTCTACGGCCGCGTCGGCTACCACACCTTCGAGGGCATCACGCTGTTCGCTGAAGAGAAGGTGCGCATGCTCGCCAGCCTGGGCGACAAGCACATCCTGGTGCTGCGCAACCACGGTGTGGCCGTTGGTGAAATGGACATCGCCAAGACCTTCTTCCTGCTGTGGACGGTGCAGCGCGCGGCCGAGATTCAGTGCCACGCCGGCATGATCCCGGGCGAGGACAATCCGCTGCCGGCCGAGATCGGCCAGAAGTGCGCCGACCTCACCCAGATGCTGATCCGCGATAGCGGCTTCGCGGTGAAGTTCTTCGACGCCATGGTGCGCAAGATGCGCGCGGAGCGCGGCGCGCTCTGGTGAGCCCGACGGGGTGCCGAGACGTCTGCGAGCGCTGCTCTTTCGGGACGTTCCGGCCGATTTTAATTTTAGTAGTGAATAATTCTGAACTTTATAGTTCATGAATTGACTTTGTCTGCTGTTTGGCAAAGACTTGATTCACAACGCGCGGCGGCGAACTGCCAGCCGCGCACTGGCCAACGCAGCCAACCGTGAACCGGGGCCCTACCCAGGCAGAGGAGACACCATGAACAGCAGCGCCCATCTCGACCGCTTCGTCATCGACAACCTGCCGCCGGCCGAACAGTGGCCGGAACTGATCTTCGAGCGGCCGGAGCTGCAGTTCCCCGAGCAGCTCAACGCCACCGCCGAACTGCTCGACCGCGCGCTCGCGGAAGGCCACGCCGAGCGTCCCGCGATCATCGGCAAGAACATCCACTGGACTTACCGCCAGCTGCACCAGCAAGTCAATCGCTTGGCCCACGTCCTGGTCGAGGACATGGGCCTGGTGCCGGGCAACCGGGTGCTGCTGCGCGGAGCCAACACGCCCTGGCTGGCCGCGTGCTGGCTGGCGGTGTGGAAGGTGGGCGGCGTCGCCGTCGGCACCATGCCGCTGCTGCGCGCGAAGGAGTTGAAGGAGATCCTGCGGCTGGCCGAGATCAGCCACGCGCTGTGCGATGCCAGCCTGGCCGAAGAGCTGGAATACGCCCGTGCCGAGAGCCCGACGCTGCGCCACGTGATGCTATTCGGCGAAGGGGGCGAACTCGCGGCCCGCATGGACGGCAAGCCGGATCAGTTCGACACCGTGGCCACCGCCGCCACCGACCCGGCCCTGATCGGTTTCACCTCCGGCACCACCGGGATTCCCAAGGGCACCATCCACTTCCACCGCGACGTGATGGCGATGTGCGAGGTCTTCCCGCGCCACTGCCTGAAGCCCACGCAGGACGACGTCTTCATCGGCACGCCGCCGCTCGCCTTCACCTTCGGCCTTGGCGGCCTGCTGTGCTTTCCGCTGTGGGCGCGCGCCAGCACCGTGCTGCTCGAAAAGCTCGCGCCCGAACCGCTGATGCAGGCGATCCAGGACCACCAGGCCACGGTCTGCTTCACCTCGCCCACCGCCTACCGTCAGATGGCGGGCCTGGTGGGCAAGTACGACATCGCCAGCCTGAAGAAGTGTGTTTCCGCCGGCGAGGCGCTGCCCACCGACACCCGCGACAAGTGGCGCGAGGCGAGCGGCATCCAGATCCACGACGGTATCGGCGGCACCGAGATGATCCACATCTACATTGCCTCCGGCCCGGACGACTACCGACCCGGCGCGCTCGGCAAGCTGCTGCCGGGCTACACCGGCATGATCGTCGATGACGACATGAACCCGCTGCCCCCGGGCGAAGTGGGCAAGCTCGCGATCAAAGGGCCGACCGGCTGCCGCTACCTCGCCGACGAGCGCCAGCAGAACTACGTGAAGAACGGCTGGAACCTGCCGGGCGACGCCTTCCACATGGATGCGGACGGCTACTTCTACTACCACGCGCGGGTGGACGACATCATCGTCACCTCCGGCTACAACGTCTCCAGCCCCGAGGTGGAATGGGCGTTGCTGGCCCACCCCGCGGTGGCCGAATGCGGCGTGATCGGCGTGCCCGACCCCGACCGCGGCCAGATCATCAAGGCCTTCGTCGTGCTCAAGCCCGGCCAGGTCGGCGACGAGGCGATGACGAAAACCCTGCAGGACTTCGTCAAGCAGACCGTGGCGCCCTACAAGTACCCGCGCGCCATCGCCTACGTCGACACCCTGCCCCGCACCGAGACCGGCAAGCTGCAGCGCTTCCGGCTGAAGGCGCTGGGGTGAGGTTTTGCCGGCTTCTGCTCGCACCGGACGCAAAATACCTGCCGATCAAATCAATTTAAGCGTGAATGATTTAACCGATTCACGCGTTAGAATGACCGGCAAGGGCGCTCTCCGCCCATCCAATGCACGCTGCAGGTATCGCCATGACGCTAGAACAGACCGAAACGCCGTCCAACGCCGACCCGGACATCATCGACCATGAAACCCGCGCCACCGACACGGACCACGAGGCCCTGCGGGTGTGGCTGCGGCTGCTGACCTGCACCAACATCGTCGAATCGCGCCTGCGCAACCAGTTGCGCACCGGTTTCGATTCGACGCTGCCGCGCTTCGACCTGATGGCACAGCTCGACCGCAACCCGGAAGGCCTCAAGATGCGCGAGCTGTCGCGCCGGCTGATGGTCACCGGCGGCAACGTGACCGGGCTGACCGACAAGCTGGTGGAAGAAGGGCTGGTGGAGCGCCGCGACGATCCGCGCGATCGCCGGGCCTACACGGTGCATCTCACCCCGGAAGGCAAGCGCCTGTTCCGGCAGATGGCGAGTTCGCACGAAAACTGGGTGATCGAACTGTTTGCGGGGCTCGACCACGACGAGAAGATTCAGCTGCTCGATCTGCTGAACCGCCTGAAGCGCCACCTCACCGCACTGGACAGCGGCGCCAGCTGAAGTACCGCGCGGCTCAACCGGCCCGGCACAGGGCTTCCAGCACGCGCCGCACCCGCAGCATCGCTTCCTGCAACACCAGTTCGATGCTGTCGAAGTGGATGCCGTGCTCGCTGGACGAACGTCCCGCCGCGTAGTTCACCACCACGTTCAGCGCCGCGTAGGGCAGATCCAGTTCGCGTGCGAGGGCGGCTTCCGGCATGCCGGTCATGCCCACCAGATCGGCGCCGTCGCGTTCCAGGCGGTTGATTTCGGCGGCGGTTTCCAGCCGCGGCCCCTGCATGCTGGCGTACACGCCGCCGTCGAAGATCGGTTCGCCCGCGTCGGTTGCCGCCGCGAGCAGGCTGCGGCGCAGTTTTTCGTCGTAGGGGTGGGTGAAGTCGATGTGACGGACAGGGGCCTCGCCGCCATCGAAGAAGGTGTTCTTGCGGCCCCAGGTGTAGTCGATGATCTGGTCCGGCACCGCGAGCGTGCCCGGCGCGAAATCGGCGCGGATTCCGCCCACCGACGCGACCGACACCACCGCGGTGGCCCGTGCCTGATGCAGCGCCCAGATGTTGGCGCGGTAGTTCACCAGGTGCGGCGGAATCGTATGGCCGTAGCCATGGCGGGCGAGAAAGACCACCGGCTTGCCGGCAAGCGTGCCGAAAGTGAGTGCGCCGGAGGGCTCGCCATAGGGGGTGCGACAGACCTCGCGACGCACGACTTCCAGCGTAGAAAGCTGGGTCAGTCCGCTACCACCGATGATTGCGAGCATGTGGGCACTCCTCGACGAAGGGCGCGGATTCTAGCACGCGGCCCCCTCCCGCCCCCGCGGAATTCATGCTGCGACGCCGCAGCACGTGTTAGAATCCGCGCCTTTTCAAAGACTTCCCGCCTCCATGTCCCGCGCCATTCGCAACATCGCCATCATCGCTCACGTCGACCATGGCAAGACCACCCTGGTGGACCAGCTCCTGCGCCAGTCCGGCACCTTCCGCGATAACCAGCAAGTTGCCGAGCGGGTCATGGACTCGAACGATATCGAGAAGGAACGCGGCATCACCATCCTCTCGAAGAACTGTGCCATCCAGTATGGCGAAACCCACATCAACATCGTCGACACCCCGGGGCACGCCGACTTCGGCGGCGAAGTCGAGCGCGTGCTGTCGATGGTCGACAGCGTGCTGCTGCTGGTCGATGCGGTCGAAGGCCCGATGCCGCAGACGCGCTTCGTCACCCGCAAGGCGCTGGCGCTCGGCCTCAAGCCCATCGTCGTGATCAACAAGATCGACCGCCCGGGCGCGCGTCCGGACTGGGTGATCAACCACACCTTCGACCTCTTCGACAAGCTCGGCGCTACCGAAGAGCAGCTCGACTTCCCGGTGATCTACGCCTCCGGCCTCAACGGCTTCGCGGTCGAAAACATCGACGACGAGCGCAAGGACATGCGTCCGCTGTTCGACGCGATCCTCAAGCACGTGCCGCCGCCGGAAGTCGACGCCGATGGCCCGCTGCAGCTGCAGGTCTGTTCGCTCGACTACTCCACCTACATGGGCCAGCTCGGCATCGGCCGCATCAAGCGCGGCCGCATCAAGCCCAACCAGGAACTGGTGGTGATGTATGGCGATGAGAACCGCGGCAAGGGCAAGGTCAGCCAGATCCTCACCTTCAAGGGCCTGGAGCGCTCCCCCGCCGAATCCGCCGAGGCCGGCGACATCGTGCTCGTGGCGGGTATCCAGCAGGTCAACATCGGCGTGACGCTGTGCGACCCCGACTGTCTCGAGGGCCTGACCCCGATCGCGGTGGACGAGCCGACGCTGACCATGAACTTCATGGTCAACAGCTCGCCGCTCGCCGGCCGCGAAGGCAAGTTCGTCACCAGCCGCCAGATCCGCGAGCGCCTGGAAAAGGAACTGCTGAAGAACGTGGCGCTGCGGGTGAACTACACCGGCGACTCCGACGTGTTCGAAGTCTCCGGGCGTGGCGAACTGCACCTCACCATCCTGCTGGAAAACATGCGCCGCGAAGGCTATGAGCTGGCGGTGGGCCGTCCGCGCGTGGTGTACAAGGAAATCGACGGCGTGAAGTGCGAGCCGTACGAAATGCTGACGGTGGACGTGGAAGAAGACCACCAGGGCGGCGTGATGGAAGAACTCGGCCGCCGCCGCGGCGAGCTGCAGGACATGCAGCCGGACGGCAAGGGGCGCGTGCGTCTGGAATACCGCATCCCGGCCCGCGGCCTGATCGGCTTCCAGGGCGAATTCCTCACCATGACGCGCGGCACCGGCCTCGCCTCCCACGTGTTCGACGACTACAGCCCGATGGCCGGCTCGATGGCCGAGCGCCGCAACGGCGTGCTGATCTCGCAGAACGATGGCGAAGCCGTGGCCTACGCGCTGTGGAACCTGCAGGACCGCGGCCGCATGTTCGTGAGCCCGGGCGAAGCGCTGTACGAAGGCATGATCATCGGCATCCACACCCGCGACAACGACCTCGTCGTGAACCCGATCAAGGGCAAGCAGCTCACCAACGTGCGCGCCTCGGGTACCGACGAAGCGGTGCGCCTGATCCCGCCGATCGCGCTGACGCTGGAATCCGCAATCGAGTTCATCGCCGACGACGAGCTGGTCGAGATCACGCCGAAGAACATCCGCCTGCGCAAGCGTCACCTGAAGGAAACCGACCGCAAGCGCGCGGCCAAGGC
Above is a window of Azoarcus olearius DNA encoding:
- a CDS encoding class II aldolase/adducin family protein, producing the protein MNAAISPAVVKPANCSDEEWALRIQLAECYHLVDYFGWTETIFNHISARLPGGDNYYLVNPFGLNYTEVTPANLLKVDLQGNKVEPSPYDANPAGFALHSAIHGAREDIHCVIHTHTNAVSAVANKKAGFSHDNFYGAQLYGRVGYHTFEGITLFAEEKVRMLASLGDKHILVLRNHGVAVGEMDIAKTFFLLWTVQRAAEIQCHAGMIPGEDNPLPAEIGQKCADLTQMLIRDSGFAVKFFDAMVRKMRAERGALW
- a CDS encoding MarR family winged helix-turn-helix transcriptional regulator, whose translation is MTLEQTETPSNADPDIIDHETRATDTDHEALRVWLRLLTCTNIVESRLRNQLRTGFDSTLPRFDLMAQLDRNPEGLKMRELSRRLMVTGGNVTGLTDKLVEEGLVERRDDPRDRRAYTVHLTPEGKRLFRQMASSHENWVIELFAGLDHDEKIQLLDLLNRLKRHLTALDSGAS
- a CDS encoding AMP-binding protein, whose translation is MNSSAHLDRFVIDNLPPAEQWPELIFERPELQFPEQLNATAELLDRALAEGHAERPAIIGKNIHWTYRQLHQQVNRLAHVLVEDMGLVPGNRVLLRGANTPWLAACWLAVWKVGGVAVGTMPLLRAKELKEILRLAEISHALCDASLAEELEYARAESPTLRHVMLFGEGGELAARMDGKPDQFDTVATAATDPALIGFTSGTTGIPKGTIHFHRDVMAMCEVFPRHCLKPTQDDVFIGTPPLAFTFGLGGLLCFPLWARASTVLLEKLAPEPLMQAIQDHQATVCFTSPTAYRQMAGLVGKYDIASLKKCVSAGEALPTDTRDKWREASGIQIHDGIGGTEMIHIYIASGPDDYRPGALGKLLPGYTGMIVDDDMNPLPPGEVGKLAIKGPTGCRYLADERQQNYVKNGWNLPGDAFHMDADGYFYYHARVDDIIVTSGYNVSSPEVEWALLAHPAVAECGVIGVPDPDRGQIIKAFVVLKPGQVGDEAMTKTLQDFVKQTVAPYKYPRAIAYVDTLPRTETGKLQRFRLKALG
- the typA gene encoding translational GTPase TypA codes for the protein MSRAIRNIAIIAHVDHGKTTLVDQLLRQSGTFRDNQQVAERVMDSNDIEKERGITILSKNCAIQYGETHINIVDTPGHADFGGEVERVLSMVDSVLLLVDAVEGPMPQTRFVTRKALALGLKPIVVINKIDRPGARPDWVINHTFDLFDKLGATEEQLDFPVIYASGLNGFAVENIDDERKDMRPLFDAILKHVPPPEVDADGPLQLQVCSLDYSTYMGQLGIGRIKRGRIKPNQELVVMYGDENRGKGKVSQILTFKGLERSPAESAEAGDIVLVAGIQQVNIGVTLCDPDCLEGLTPIAVDEPTLTMNFMVNSSPLAGREGKFVTSRQIRERLEKELLKNVALRVNYTGDSDVFEVSGRGELHLTILLENMRREGYELAVGRPRVVYKEIDGVKCEPYEMLTVDVEEDHQGGVMEELGRRRGELQDMQPDGKGRVRLEYRIPARGLIGFQGEFLTMTRGTGLASHVFDDYSPMAGSMAERRNGVLISQNDGEAVAYALWNLQDRGRMFVSPGEALYEGMIIGIHTRDNDLVVNPIKGKQLTNVRASGTDEAVRLIPPIALTLESAIEFIADDELVEITPKNIRLRKRHLKETDRKRAAKADAA
- a CDS encoding S-methyl-5'-thioinosine phosphorylase, giving the protein MLAIIGGSGLTQLSTLEVVRREVCRTPYGEPSGALTFGTLAGKPVVFLARHGYGHTIPPHLVNYRANIWALHQARATAVVSVASVGGIRADFAPGTLAVPDQIIDYTWGRKNTFFDGGEAPVRHIDFTHPYDEKLRRSLLAAATDAGEPIFDGGVYASMQGPRLETAAEINRLERDGADLVGMTGMPEAALARELDLPYAALNVVVNYAAGRSSSEHGIHFDSIELVLQEAMLRVRRVLEALCRAG